From a single Actinomyces viscosus genomic region:
- the rpsH gene encoding 30S ribosomal protein S8 — protein MTMTDPIADMLTRLRNANSAYHDTVSMPSSKLKVNIAEMLKSEGYIAGYEVTDAEVGKTLTLSLKYGANRQRAIQGLRRISKPGLRVYAKSTNLPKVLGGLGVAILSTSSGLLTDRQAESRGVGGEVLAYVW, from the coding sequence ATGACAATGACAGACCCCATCGCAGACATGCTGACCCGTCTGCGCAACGCAAACAGCGCCTACCACGACACCGTGTCGATGCCGTCGAGCAAGCTCAAGGTGAACATCGCTGAGATGCTCAAGTCCGAGGGCTACATCGCCGGCTACGAGGTCACGGACGCCGAGGTCGGCAAGACGCTCACGCTGAGCCTCAAGTACGGAGCCAACCGCCAGCGGGCCATCCAGGGCCTGCGCCGGATCTCCAAGCCCGGCCTGCGCGTCTACGCCAAGTCCACCAACCTGCCCAAGGTCCTCGGCGGCCTGGGAGTGGCGATCCTGTCCACCTCCTCCGGCCTCCTGACCGACAGGCAGGCCGAGTCGCGTGGCGTGGGCGGCGAAGTCCTCGCCTACGTCTGGTAA
- the rplR gene encoding 50S ribosomal protein L18: MAYSIKRGKGNPRAIARKIRHQRVRKHISGTPERPRLVVTRSNRHMVAQVVDDTIGHTLCAASTLEEAAKGVEGHKVGAARKVGELIAERAKALGIEAVVFDRGGNKYHGRVAAVAEGAREGGLKL; encoded by the coding sequence ATGGCTTACTCGATCAAGAGGGGCAAGGGCAACCCCCGCGCCATCGCCCGCAAGATCCGCCACCAGCGCGTGCGCAAGCACATCTCCGGCACCCCCGAGCGTCCCCGCCTGGTGGTCACCCGGTCCAACCGCCATATGGTGGCCCAGGTCGTCGACGACACCATCGGCCACACCCTGTGCGCCGCCTCCACCCTGGAGGAGGCTGCCAAGGGCGTCGAGGGCCACAAGGTGGGCGCCGCCCGCAAGGTCGGCGAGCTCATCGCCGAGCGTGCCAAGGCGCTGGGCATTGAGGCAGTCGTGTTCGACCGCGGCGGCAACAAGTACCACGGCCGTGTCGCGGCCGTCGCCGAGGGCGCCCGCGAGGGCGGCCTGAAGCTGTGA
- the rplB gene encoding 50S ribosomal protein L2, protein MGIRKYKPTTPGRRGSSVADFVEITRSTPEKSLVRPLSKSGGRNSSGRITTRHKGGGHKRAYRLIDFRRHDKDGVPAKVAHIEYDPNRTARIALLHYVDGEKRYIIAPNKLRQGDVVEAGPNADIKPGNNLQLRHIPTGTVVHAVELRPGGGAKIARSAGTSVQLVAKEGKYAQLRMPSGEIRNVEAACRATIGEVGNAEQSNINWGKAGRMRWKGVRPTVRGVVMNPVDHPHGGGEGKTSGGRHPVSPWGKPEGRTRRPNKSSDRLIVRRRRTGKKR, encoded by the coding sequence ATGGGAATCCGTAAGTACAAGCCCACGACCCCGGGTCGTCGCGGCTCCTCCGTGGCCGACTTCGTGGAGATCACGCGCAGCACGCCCGAGAAGTCGCTGGTGCGCCCGCTGAGCAAGTCCGGTGGACGCAACTCCTCGGGCCGCATCACCACCCGCCACAAGGGTGGTGGCCACAAGCGCGCCTACCGTCTCATCGACTTCCGTCGTCACGACAAGGATGGCGTGCCCGCCAAGGTCGCTCACATCGAGTACGACCCCAACCGCACCGCGCGCATCGCCCTGCTGCACTACGTGGACGGCGAGAAGCGCTACATCATTGCCCCCAACAAGCTCCGTCAGGGCGACGTCGTCGAGGCCGGCCCCAACGCCGACATCAAGCCCGGCAACAACCTGCAGCTGCGTCACATCCCCACCGGTACGGTCGTCCACGCGGTCGAGCTGCGTCCCGGTGGCGGAGCCAAGATCGCCCGCAGCGCCGGCACCTCCGTCCAGCTGGTCGCCAAGGAGGGCAAGTACGCGCAGCTGCGCATGCCCTCCGGCGAGATCCGCAACGTGGAGGCCGCCTGCCGCGCCACCATCGGTGAGGTCGGCAACGCCGAGCAGTCCAACATCAACTGGGGTAAGGCCGGCCGCATGCGCTGGAAGGGCGTGCGCCCGACCGTCCGCGGTGTCGTCATGAACCCGGTGGACCACCCGCACGGTGGTGGTGAGGGCAAGACCTCCGGTGGTCGTCACCCCGTCTCGCCGTGGGGCAAGCCCGAGGGCCGCACCCGCCGTCCCAACAAGTCCAGCGACCGCCTCATCGTGCGTCGTCGTCGGACCGGCAAGAAGCGCTGA
- the rplW gene encoding 50S ribosomal protein L23, with the protein MSLEKSKNPRDVIIAPVVSEKSYACMDRGQYTFIVAPGSNKTEIKQAVEAIFNVKVFSVNTINRKGKTHRTRTGIGKSKDTRRAIVTLREGTIDIFGDVA; encoded by the coding sequence GTGAGCCTCGAGAAGTCCAAGAACCCCCGCGACGTCATCATCGCGCCGGTGGTCTCCGAGAAGTCCTACGCCTGCATGGACCGTGGCCAGTACACGTTCATCGTGGCGCCGGGATCCAACAAGACCGAGATCAAGCAGGCCGTCGAGGCCATCTTCAACGTCAAGGTCTTCTCGGTGAACACCATCAACCGCAAGGGCAAGACGCACCGCACCCGCACCGGGATCGGCAAGTCCAAGGACACCCGCCGTGCGATCGTCACCCTGCGCGAGGGGACCATCGACATCTTCGGTGATGTGGCCTAG
- a CDS encoding type Z 30S ribosomal protein S14, with the protein MAKTALIEKANRKPKFGVRAYTRCQRCGRPHSVYRKFGLCRICLREMALRGELPGVSKSSW; encoded by the coding sequence ATGGCGAAGACCGCTCTGATTGAGAAGGCGAACCGCAAGCCCAAGTTCGGTGTCCGTGCCTACACGCGCTGCCAGCGCTGCGGCCGCCCGCACTCGGTGTACCGCAAGTTCGGCCTGTGCCGTATCTGCCTGCGTGAGATGGCCCTTCGTGGCGAGCTCCCGGGCGTGAGCAAGTCCAGCTGGTAA
- the rpsE gene encoding 30S ribosomal protein S5 translates to MAAPQRDRSASSDGSAQRENDERRGEGRGRRDRNNDRRDRGRGNDDKYIERVVAINRVSKVVKGGRRFTFTALVVVGDGEGTVGVGYGKAKEVPAAIAKAVEIAKKNFFHVPMIRRTIPHLVQGEDSAGVVLLRPASPGTGVIAGGPVRAVLDCAGVHDILSKSLGSSNAINIVHATVDALKQLEQPEAVAARRGLPLEDVAPQSMLRARAEGEADKRAQAEKQEAEKAAEGVGA, encoded by the coding sequence ATGGCTGCACCGCAGCGAGACAGGTCCGCGTCGTCCGACGGCTCGGCCCAGCGCGAGAACGACGAGCGCCGGGGCGAGGGCCGCGGCCGCCGCGACCGCAACAATGACCGCCGCGACCGTGGTCGCGGCAACGACGACAAGTACATCGAGCGCGTCGTCGCCATCAACCGCGTGTCCAAGGTCGTCAAGGGCGGCCGCCGCTTCACCTTCACGGCCCTCGTGGTCGTCGGTGACGGTGAGGGCACCGTCGGCGTGGGCTACGGCAAGGCGAAAGAGGTTCCCGCCGCCATCGCCAAGGCCGTCGAGATCGCTAAGAAGAACTTCTTCCACGTCCCGATGATCCGCCGCACCATCCCGCACCTGGTCCAGGGCGAGGACTCCGCCGGAGTCGTCCTCCTGCGCCCGGCGTCCCCCGGTACCGGTGTTATCGCCGGTGGACCGGTGCGCGCCGTGCTGGACTGCGCCGGTGTCCACGACATCCTGTCCAAGTCGCTGGGCTCCTCCAACGCGATCAACATCGTGCACGCCACGGTGGACGCCCTCAAGCAGCTTGAGCAGCCCGAGGCCGTCGCGGCCCGCCGCGGCCTGCCCCTGGAGGACGTCGCCCCGCAGTCCATGCTGCGGGCCCGCGCCGAGGGCGAGGCCGACAAGCGCGCCCAGGCCGAGAAGCAGGAGGCCGAGAAGGCCGCTGAAGGAGTGGGTGCGTGA
- the rplN gene encoding 50S ribosomal protein L14 encodes MIQQESRLKVADNTGAKEILCIRVLGGSGRRYAGIGDTIVATVKDAIPGGNVKKGEVVKAVVVRARKERRRPDGSYIRFDENAAVILKNDGEPRGTRIFGPVGRELREKKFMRIVSLAPEVI; translated from the coding sequence ATGATCCAGCAGGAGTCGCGACTGAAGGTCGCCGACAACACCGGTGCCAAGGAGATCCTTTGCATCCGTGTTCTCGGTGGATCGGGTCGGCGCTATGCGGGTATCGGCGACACGATCGTCGCCACCGTCAAGGACGCCATTCCCGGCGGCAACGTGAAGAAGGGCGAGGTCGTCAAGGCCGTCGTCGTGCGTGCCCGCAAGGAGCGTCGTCGTCCCGACGGCTCGTACATCCGCTTCGACGAGAACGCCGCCGTCATCCTCAAGAACGACGGGGAGCCGCGCGGTACGCGCATCTTCGGCCCCGTCGGCCGTGAGCTTCGCGAGAAGAAGTTCATGCGCATCGTCTCGCTCGCCCCGGAGGTGATCTGA
- the rpsQ gene encoding 30S ribosomal protein S17, whose product MSEQTSTENVEQSTERPQRKVRRGYVVSDKMDKTVVVLVEERYKHSLYGKVLRRSKKVKVHDENNEAGVGDLVSIMETRPLSATKHFRLLEILERAK is encoded by the coding sequence GTGAGCGAGCAGACCAGCACTGAGAACGTCGAGCAGTCCACCGAGCGCCCCCAGCGCAAGGTGCGTCGCGGCTACGTCGTCTCCGACAAGATGGACAAGACGGTTGTCGTCCTCGTCGAGGAGCGCTACAAGCACTCCCTGTACGGCAAGGTCCTCCGTCGCTCCAAGAAGGTCAAGGTCCACGACGAGAACAACGAGGCCGGCGTCGGCGACCTCGTCTCCATCATGGAGACCCGCCCGCTGAGCGCCACCAAGCACTTCCGCCTCCTGGAGATCCTCGAGCGCGCCAAGTGA
- the rplD gene encoding 50S ribosomal protein L4, with protein sequence MTEALTVDVVDSAGKKTGSVELPAEVFDAPLNIPLMHQVVVGQLAAARQGTHATKTRGDVRGGGRKPYRQKGTGRARQGSTRAPQFVGGGTVHGPQPRDYSQRTPKKMKAAALRSALSDRARNGRVHVITEFVTTTVPSTKNALVALRNLTDRKALVIVDRQDDLSRLSLRNAPEAHVLWADQLNTYDVLKSDDVVFTASGLDAFLGKGEEESK encoded by the coding sequence ATGACTGAGGCACTCACCGTCGACGTCGTCGACTCCGCGGGCAAGAAGACCGGCAGCGTCGAGCTGCCCGCCGAGGTCTTCGACGCCCCCCTGAACATCCCGCTCATGCACCAGGTGGTCGTCGGCCAGCTGGCCGCGGCCCGCCAGGGCACCCACGCCACCAAGACCCGCGGCGACGTCCGCGGCGGTGGCCGCAAGCCCTACCGCCAGAAGGGCACCGGCCGCGCCCGCCAGGGCTCGACCCGCGCCCCGCAGTTCGTCGGCGGCGGCACCGTCCACGGCCCCCAGCCGCGCGACTACAGCCAGCGGACCCCCAAGAAGATGAAGGCCGCCGCCCTGCGCAGCGCCCTGTCCGACCGCGCCCGCAACGGCCGCGTCCACGTCATCACCGAGTTCGTCACCACCACGGTGCCCTCCACCAAGAACGCCCTGGTCGCGCTGCGCAACCTCACCGACCGCAAGGCCCTGGTGATTGTGGACCGTCAGGACGACCTGTCCAGGCTCAGCCTGCGCAACGCCCCCGAGGCGCACGTCCTGTGGGCCGACCAGCTCAACACCTACGACGTCCTCAAGTCCGACGACGTCGTCTTCACGGCCTCTGGCCTGGACGCGTTCCTGGGCAAGGGTGAGGAGGAGTCCAAGTGA
- the rpmD gene encoding 50S ribosomal protein L30, translated as MAESASKQMTKQLKVTQIRSGIGGTHRQRESLKTLGLRKIRQSVVREDTPSVRGLIATVHHLVTVEEV; from the coding sequence ATGGCTGAGTCCGCATCGAAGCAGATGACCAAGCAGCTCAAGGTCACTCAGATTCGCTCTGGCATCGGGGGCACCCACCGCCAGCGCGAGTCCCTCAAGACCCTGGGCCTGCGCAAGATCCGCCAGTCCGTCGTGCGCGAGGACACCCCCAGCGTGCGCGGCCTGATTGCCACGGTGCACCACCTGGTCACCGTTGAGGAGGTCTGA
- the rplX gene encoding 50S ribosomal protein L24, protein MARIKKGDQVIVIAGKDKGKTGRVLKVLKGTDRVIVEGVQRVTKHTKVGQSQQGARTGGIETVEAPIHASNVMLVDPKTKKRTRVGFRVEEGVRPNGRKRTVRVRYAKKSGEDL, encoded by the coding sequence ATGGCACGCATCAAGAAGGGCGACCAGGTCATCGTCATCGCCGGTAAGGACAAGGGCAAGACCGGCCGCGTCCTGAAGGTCCTCAAGGGCACTGACCGTGTCATCGTCGAGGGCGTCCAGCGCGTTACCAAGCACACCAAGGTGGGGCAGTCCCAGCAGGGCGCCCGCACCGGCGGCATCGAGACCGTTGAGGCGCCCATCCACGCCTCCAACGTCATGCTCGTCGACCCCAAGACCAAGAAGCGCACCCGCGTGGGCTTCCGCGTCGAGGAGGGCGTGCGTCCCAACGGCCGCAAGCGCACCGTCCGCGTGCGCTACGCCAAGAAGAGCGGGGAGGACCTGTGA
- the rplC gene encoding 50S ribosomal protein L3 has translation MTTLNTPAAAAPAKALLGTKLGMTQIWDENGVLRPVTVVRVDTNVVTQVRTIETDGYEAVQLAFGDIDAKKVTKPLAGHFAKAGVEPRRHVAEVRTSLASEFTPGQELAADTFEVGQLVDVTGTSKGKGFAGVMKRHGFAGVGASHGAHRNHRKPGSIGACATPGRIFKGLRMAGRMGHARRTVQNLKIRGVDVDKGVLLVNGAIPGPKGSVVVVRTAVKGA, from the coding sequence ATGACAACGCTTAACACGCCGGCTGCCGCCGCGCCTGCCAAGGCGCTGCTCGGCACCAAGCTCGGCATGACGCAGATCTGGGACGAGAACGGGGTCCTGCGCCCCGTGACCGTCGTCCGGGTCGACACCAACGTCGTGACCCAGGTCCGCACCATCGAGACCGATGGCTACGAGGCCGTTCAGCTCGCCTTCGGCGACATCGACGCCAAAAAGGTCACCAAGCCGCTCGCCGGCCACTTCGCCAAGGCCGGGGTCGAGCCCCGCCGCCACGTGGCCGAGGTGCGCACCTCCCTGGCGTCGGAGTTCACCCCCGGCCAGGAGCTGGCCGCCGACACCTTCGAGGTCGGCCAGTTGGTCGACGTCACCGGGACCTCCAAGGGCAAGGGGTTCGCCGGTGTCATGAAGCGCCACGGCTTCGCCGGTGTGGGCGCCTCCCACGGTGCTCACCGCAACCACCGCAAGCCCGGCTCCATCGGTGCCTGCGCCACCCCCGGCCGCATCTTCAAGGGCCTGCGCATGGCCGGCCGCATGGGCCACGCGCGCCGCACCGTCCAGAACCTCAAGATCCGCGGCGTCGACGTTGACAAGGGCGTTCTGCTCGTCAACGGCGCGATCCCCGGCCCCAAGGGCTCGGTCGTCGTCGTCCGCACCGCCGTGAAGGGAGCCTGA
- the rplP gene encoding 50S ribosomal protein L16 has protein sequence MLIPRRTKFRKQHRPHRTGLSKGGNQIAFGDYGIQALEPAYITNRQIEAARIAMTRHIKRGGKVWINIFPDRPLTKKPAETRMGSGKGAPEWWIANVKPGRILFELGGVDEALAREAMRRAQHKLPMKTRFVTREGGDV, from the coding sequence GTGCTCATCCCCCGCCGGACCAAGTTCCGCAAGCAGCACCGCCCGCACCGCACGGGCCTTTCCAAGGGCGGCAACCAGATCGCCTTCGGTGACTACGGCATCCAGGCTCTTGAGCCCGCCTACATCACCAACCGCCAGATCGAGGCGGCCCGTATCGCCATGACCCGCCACATCAAGCGTGGCGGCAAGGTGTGGATCAACATCTTCCCGGACCGCCCCCTGACCAAGAAGCCCGCCGAGACCCGTATGGGCTCCGGTAAGGGTGCACCCGAGTGGTGGATCGCCAACGTCAAGCCCGGACGCATCCTGTTCGAGCTCGGCGGTGTCGACGAGGCCCTCGCCCGCGAGGCCATGCGCCGCGCACAGCACAAGCTTCCGATGAAGACCCGTTTCGTGACTCGTGAGGGTGGTGACGTCTGA
- the rpmC gene encoding 50S ribosomal protein L29 — MAIGSKGLTPADLDGMDNERLAEELSKAKAELFNLRFASATGQLEDHGRLKAVRRDIARIYTIVRERELGIRTAPSTEESK; from the coding sequence ATGGCAATCGGTTCCAAGGGCCTGACCCCCGCCGACCTCGACGGCATGGACAACGAGCGCCTCGCCGAGGAGCTCTCCAAGGCCAAGGCCGAGCTGTTCAACCTCCGGTTCGCCTCGGCGACCGGCCAGCTCGAGGACCACGGACGTCTCAAGGCTGTGCGTCGCGACATCGCCCGCATCTACACGATCGTGCGCGAGCGTGAGCTCGGTATTCGCACCGCCCCGAGCACGGAGGAGTCCAAGTGA
- the rplE gene encoding 50S ribosomal protein L5 yields the protein MADKTTPRLKTKYTEEVRPALLKEFHHDNVMEVGRVVKVVVNMGVGEAAHDSKMIEGAVRDLAAITGQKPQVTRARKSIAQFKLREGMPIGAHSTLRGDRMWEFLDRLVSISLPRIRDFRGLSPKQFDGNGNYTFGLTEQAVFHEIDQDQIDRVRGMDITVVTTAKTDEEARSLLKQLGFPFKEK from the coding sequence ATGGCTGACAAGACCACCCCCCGTCTCAAGACGAAGTACACCGAGGAGGTGCGCCCCGCCCTGCTCAAGGAGTTCCACCACGACAACGTGATGGAGGTCGGGCGCGTCGTCAAGGTCGTCGTCAACATGGGTGTGGGCGAGGCCGCCCACGACTCCAAGATGATCGAGGGCGCCGTGCGCGACCTCGCCGCCATCACGGGTCAGAAGCCCCAGGTCACCCGGGCCCGCAAGTCCATCGCGCAGTTCAAGCTGCGTGAGGGCATGCCGATCGGCGCGCACTCCACGCTGCGCGGCGACCGCATGTGGGAGTTCCTGGACCGCCTGGTGTCGATCTCCCTGCCCCGCATCCGCGACTTCCGCGGTCTGAGCCCCAAGCAGTTCGACGGGAACGGCAACTACACCTTCGGTCTGACCGAGCAGGCTGTCTTCCACGAGATCGACCAGGACCAGATCGACCGCGTCCGCGGCATGGACATCACCGTGGTGACCACGGCCAAGACCGACGAGGAGGCCCGCTCGCTGCTCAAGCAGCTCGGCTTCCCCTTCAAGGAGAAGTGA
- the rplO gene encoding 50S ribosomal protein L15, whose amino-acid sequence MADTENPQEEKVRVVKLHHLRPAPGAKKAKTRVGRGEASKGKTAGRGTKGTKARYQVRPGFEGGQMPLHMRLPKLRGFRNPNRVEYQPVNVGRIAELFPEGGTVTVEDLVAKGAVRKNQLVKVLGGGDVTVALTLTADAWSGSAKEKIEAAGGTIATR is encoded by the coding sequence ATGGCTGACACCGAGAACCCGCAGGAGGAGAAGGTGCGCGTCGTCAAGCTGCACCACCTGCGCCCCGCCCCCGGCGCCAAGAAGGCCAAGACCCGTGTGGGTCGCGGTGAGGCGTCCAAGGGTAAGACCGCCGGTCGCGGTACCAAGGGCACCAAGGCCCGTTACCAGGTCCGCCCCGGTTTCGAGGGTGGCCAGATGCCGCTGCACATGCGTCTTCCCAAGCTGCGCGGCTTCCGCAACCCCAACCGGGTCGAGTACCAGCCCGTGAACGTCGGCCGCATCGCCGAGCTGTTCCCCGAGGGCGGCACGGTGACCGTGGAGGACCTCGTGGCCAAGGGTGCGGTTCGCAAGAACCAGCTCGTCAAGGTCCTCGGCGGCGGCGACGTCACCGTGGCCCTGACGCTCACGGCCGACGCCTGGTCCGGCTCCGCTAAGGAGAAGATCGAGGCCGCCGGCGGCACCATCGCCACGCGCTGA
- the rpsS gene encoding 30S ribosomal protein S19 produces MPRSLKKGPFVDDHLLKKVDAQNEKGTKNVIKTWSRRSVITPDFLGHTFAVHDGRKHVPVFVTESMVGHKLGEFAPTRTFRGHVKDDRKSRR; encoded by the coding sequence ATGCCGCGTAGTCTGAAGAAGGGTCCCTTCGTCGACGACCACCTCCTCAAGAAGGTGGACGCTCAGAACGAGAAGGGCACCAAGAACGTCATTAAGACCTGGTCCCGCCGTTCGGTCATCACGCCGGACTTCCTGGGGCACACCTTCGCCGTCCACGACGGTCGCAAGCACGTGCCGGTCTTCGTTACCGAGTCCATGGTGGGCCACAAGCTCGGTGAGTTCGCTCCGACCCGCACCTTCCGCGGGCACGTCAAGGACGACCGCAAGTCGCGTCGCTGA
- the rplF gene encoding 50S ribosomal protein L6, which yields MSRIGRLPVPVPAGVDVTIDGQDVTVKGPKGTLSRTISEPLSVTRQEDGSILVTRPDDERRSRSLHGLSRTLINNMVIGVTEGYSKQLEIVGTGYRVAAKGQGIELSLGFSHTVTVEPPEGITFTVDGNLKITVSGISKEQVGEVAANIRKIRPPEPYKGKGVRYAGENVRRKVGKAGK from the coding sequence ATGTCTCGTATTGGACGGCTCCCCGTTCCGGTTCCTGCCGGAGTGGACGTCACCATCGACGGCCAGGACGTGACGGTCAAGGGCCCCAAGGGCACCCTGTCCCGCACGATCAGCGAGCCCCTGAGCGTCACCCGCCAGGAGGACGGCTCCATCCTGGTCACGCGTCCCGACGACGAGCGCCGCTCGCGCTCGCTGCACGGACTGTCGCGCACCCTCATCAACAACATGGTGATCGGCGTCACCGAGGGCTACTCCAAGCAGCTCGAGATCGTCGGCACCGGTTACCGCGTCGCAGCCAAGGGCCAGGGCATCGAGCTCTCCCTCGGCTTCTCCCACACCGTGACCGTTGAGCCTCCCGAGGGCATCACCTTCACGGTCGACGGCAACCTGAAGATCACCGTCTCCGGTATCTCCAAGGAGCAGGTCGGCGAGGTCGCGGCGAACATTCGCAAGATCCGTCCGCCGGAGCCCTACAAGGGCAAGGGCGTGCGCTACGCCGGCGAGAACGTGCGCCGCAAGGTCGGAAAGGCTGGTAAGTGA
- the rpsC gene encoding 30S ribosomal protein S3, which produces MGQKVNPTGFRLGITTDHRSRWFADSTKPGQRYRDFVEEDVKIRRLMEDGMERAGISKVDIERTRDRVRVDLHTARPGIVIGRRGAEAERLRGQLEKLTGKQVQLNILEVKSPDLDAQLVAQGIAEQLASRVSFRRAMRKGMQSAMRAGAKGIRVQCSGRLGGAEMSRSEFYREGRVPLHTLRANIDYGFYEAKTTFGRLGVKVWIYKGDITEREFARQQAESGSRGRGRGERRGGRRGDRGERGSRQNTEQQQAAEQTPAAETAAADQGTEA; this is translated from the coding sequence ATGGGGCAGAAGGTCAACCCGACCGGGTTCCGCCTGGGCATCACCACGGACCACCGCTCGCGCTGGTTCGCCGATTCCACCAAGCCCGGTCAGCGCTACCGCGACTTCGTGGAGGAGGATGTCAAGATCCGCCGCCTCATGGAGGACGGCATGGAGCGGGCCGGTATCTCCAAGGTCGACATCGAGCGCACCCGTGACCGCGTGCGCGTCGACCTGCACACCGCCCGTCCCGGTATCGTCATCGGTCGCCGTGGCGCCGAGGCCGAGCGCCTGCGCGGTCAGCTCGAGAAGCTGACCGGCAAGCAGGTCCAGCTCAACATCCTCGAGGTCAAGAGCCCCGACCTGGACGCCCAGCTGGTCGCCCAGGGCATCGCCGAGCAGCTCGCCTCCCGCGTGTCCTTCCGCCGCGCGATGCGCAAGGGCATGCAGTCCGCGATGCGCGCCGGCGCCAAGGGCATCCGGGTGCAGTGCTCCGGACGCCTGGGCGGCGCCGAGATGAGCCGCAGCGAGTTCTACCGCGAGGGGCGCGTGCCGCTGCACACCCTGCGCGCGAACATCGACTACGGCTTCTACGAGGCCAAGACCACCTTCGGCCGCCTCGGCGTCAAGGTGTGGATCTACAAGGGCGACATCACCGAGCGCGAGTTCGCCCGCCAGCAGGCCGAGTCCGGCTCCCGTGGCCGGGGCCGGGGCGAGCGCCGCGGCGGCCGTCGTGGCGACCGCGGTGAGCGCGGTTCGCGTCAGAACACCGAGCAGCAGCAGGCCGCCGAGCAGACGCCGGCCGCCGAGACCGCTGCCGCAGACCAGGGAACGGAGGCCTGA
- the rplV gene encoding 50S ribosomal protein L22, whose amino-acid sequence MEAKAQAKYVRCTPMKARRVVDVVRGKRAVEAVNVLRFAPQAAAVPVRKVLESAIANARFKAERDGERFDENDLFIIEAFADEGPTLKRFRPRAQGRASRILKRTSHITVIVGDKSDAATKEGAR is encoded by the coding sequence ATGGAAGCCAAGGCGCAGGCCAAGTACGTGCGCTGCACGCCGATGAAGGCGCGCCGGGTCGTGGACGTCGTCCGCGGCAAGCGCGCCGTCGAGGCCGTCAACGTGCTCCGATTCGCCCCGCAGGCCGCTGCGGTGCCGGTGCGCAAGGTCCTCGAGTCCGCAATCGCCAACGCCCGGTTCAAGGCCGAGCGTGACGGTGAGCGTTTCGACGAGAACGACCTGTTCATCATCGAGGCGTTCGCCGACGAGGGTCCCACCCTGAAGCGGTTCCGTCCCCGGGCACAGGGCCGGGCCAGCAGGATCCTCAAGCGGACCAGCCACATCACCGTCATCGTCGGGGACAAGTCCGACGCCGCAACGAAGGAAGGAGCCCGGTAA
- the rpsJ gene encoding 30S ribosomal protein S10: MAGQKIRIRLKSYDHEVIDSSARKIVDVVTRAGATVVGPVPLPTEKNVFCVIRSPHKYKDSREHFEMRTHKRLIDIVDPTPKAVDSLMRLDLPADVNIEIKL, from the coding sequence ATGGCGGGACAGAAGATCCGCATCCGGCTCAAGTCCTACGACCACGAGGTCATCGACTCCTCGGCGCGCAAGATCGTCGACGTCGTGACCCGCGCTGGTGCGACGGTCGTGGGCCCGGTGCCGCTGCCGACCGAGAAGAACGTGTTCTGCGTGATCCGGTCGCCGCACAAGTACAAGGACAGCCGCGAGCACTTCGAGATGCGCACGCACAAGCGGCTGATCGACATCGTCGACCCGACGCCCAAGGCCGTCGACTCGCTCATGCGTCTCGACCTGCCCGCTGACGTCAACATCGAGATCAAGCTCTGA